The following coding sequences lie in one Agarivorans sp. Alg241-V36 genomic window:
- a CDS encoding ethanolamine ammonia-lyase subunit EutB, protein MTDFAMNAGGGTFRFSSLKDLMAKASPLRSGDQLAGIAASSDQQRVAAQMALAELPLKHFLDEALIPYEQDEVTRLIIDSHDLSAFQRIAHLTVGDLRNYLLNEQVDAIELSALAPAFTPEMLAAVSKLMRIQDLILVASKCEVVTAFRNTLGLSGRMSTRLQPNHPTDDPAGVAASILDGLLYANGDAVIGINPATDNLQAVTRLMKMLDEVIQHYQIPTQSCVLSHVTTHLEAMNLGAPVDLVFQSIAGTEAANQGFGINLALLDEAYSAALSLKRGTKGSNVMYFETGQGSALSSNGHHGVDQQTCEARAYAVARRYKPLLVNTVVGFIGPEYLYNGKQIIRAGLEDHFCGKLMGLPMGCDICYTNHADADQDDMDMLLVQLVSAGVNFIMGIAGSDDIMLNYQTTSFHDALFARQISGKKPAPEFEAWLAQQHITDQNGRLALKQQLPAAFEAVAKDVGA, encoded by the coding sequence ATGACTGATTTTGCAATGAATGCAGGCGGCGGAACTTTTCGTTTCAGCAGCTTAAAAGATTTAATGGCCAAGGCATCTCCATTGCGCAGCGGCGATCAACTGGCAGGTATTGCTGCAAGCAGTGACCAGCAGCGAGTAGCCGCACAAATGGCCTTGGCCGAACTTCCGCTAAAACACTTTCTCGATGAAGCCTTAATCCCCTACGAACAAGATGAAGTGACGCGATTAATTATCGACAGTCATGATTTATCTGCCTTTCAGCGCATTGCGCATTTAACGGTAGGCGACTTGCGCAATTACTTACTCAACGAACAAGTTGATGCGATTGAACTAAGCGCTTTAGCACCAGCTTTTACTCCAGAAATGCTGGCAGCTGTGAGTAAGCTGATGCGGATTCAAGATTTGATTTTGGTGGCCAGTAAGTGCGAAGTTGTCACTGCATTTCGCAATACCCTTGGCTTATCTGGGCGAATGTCGACACGCTTGCAACCTAATCATCCTACCGATGATCCTGCTGGGGTGGCTGCCAGCATTTTAGATGGTTTGTTGTATGCAAATGGTGATGCGGTGATTGGGATTAATCCGGCAACTGATAACCTGCAAGCCGTTACTAGGTTAATGAAGATGCTGGATGAGGTGATTCAGCATTATCAAATACCAACGCAAAGCTGTGTGCTTAGCCATGTAACTACTCATTTAGAAGCGATGAATTTAGGTGCGCCTGTTGATTTGGTATTTCAGTCTATTGCGGGTACCGAGGCAGCCAACCAAGGTTTTGGTATTAACTTGGCCTTGTTAGATGAAGCCTACAGTGCTGCTTTGTCGCTTAAACGTGGCACTAAGGGTAGCAATGTTATGTACTTTGAGACTGGCCAGGGCAGCGCGCTAAGTTCAAACGGCCACCACGGGGTAGACCAGCAAACTTGTGAAGCGAGAGCCTACGCCGTAGCGCGGCGTTATAAGCCTTTGTTGGTGAATACTGTGGTTGGGTTTATTGGCCCTGAATACTTGTATAACGGTAAGCAAATTATTCGTGCGGGCTTAGAAGATCATTTCTGCGGCAAGCTAATGGGGCTGCCCATGGGCTGTGACATTTGTTACACCAATCATGCTGACGCAGACCAAGATGATATGGACATGCTATTGGTGCAGCTAGTGAGTGCTGGGGTTAACTTTATCATGGGCATTGCTGGCTCTGACGACATAATGCTTAATTACCAAACCACTTCGTTTCATGATGCCCTGTTTGCGAGGCAAATTTCTGGGAAGAAGCCCGCGCCAGAGTTTGAAGCTTGGTTAGCGCAACAACATATTACCGACCAAAACGGTCGACTTGCCCTTAAACAGCAGCTGCCAGCGGCCTTTGAGGCAGTGGCTAAGGATGTAGGCGCATGA
- a CDS encoding ABC transporter substrate-binding protein translates to MIRNLLFSLVFLSLPSVAFQAIHLGTQDRPPYTWPEDGKPAGPFDKVVVCALENMGVDYGIDFLPWARAQSMTQRGQLDGFYAGSQNAERDSYAVASRFIGKQNWAYFYLADVIDQPIDDEYLKSARVGAYLGSNMAQWLKRKGVKVAYRPVEPEMLLEGLIRDRADIILANEAAMLKLTEKTNRSAYIDSQVVVSKPIAVYFGNAYLSENPGFIEAFNQAASQCLPEESLIIYTE, encoded by the coding sequence ATGATACGCAACTTACTCTTTAGCCTAGTTTTTCTATCTCTGCCCAGCGTGGCCTTTCAAGCCATTCACTTAGGCACTCAAGACCGCCCTCCTTATACATGGCCAGAAGATGGCAAACCCGCAGGCCCCTTCGATAAAGTCGTCGTTTGCGCATTAGAAAACATGGGCGTGGATTACGGCATCGACTTTTTACCTTGGGCACGAGCCCAATCAATGACTCAACGAGGCCAACTCGATGGCTTTTACGCAGGCTCTCAAAATGCTGAACGCGACAGTTACGCCGTAGCCAGCCGCTTTATTGGCAAACAAAACTGGGCTTATTTCTATTTGGCAGATGTAATTGACCAGCCAATTGATGATGAATACTTAAAGAGCGCACGTGTGGGGGCTTATTTAGGCTCAAACATGGCGCAATGGTTAAAAAGAAAAGGCGTAAAAGTGGCCTACCGACCGGTTGAACCTGAAATGCTGCTCGAAGGGTTAATTCGTGATCGCGCTGATATTATTTTAGCTAACGAAGCAGCGATGCTAAAACTCACCGAGAAAACCAATCGTAGCGCCTATATCGACAGCCAAGTCGTAGTGAGCAAACCTATTGCTGTCTATTTTGGCAACGCCTACTTAAGTGAAAACCCAGGCTTTATCGAAGCGTTTAATCAGGCTGCAAGCCAATGCCTGCCGGAAGAATCGCTAATCATTTATACCGAATGA
- a CDS encoding linear amide C-N hydrolase has translation MKSFNLNKIAVVAIAAASIATVAGTANACSRFTLDTPHGVSTVRSLDWGDQLGNVAQVNPVGIKNASETPSYKNAMAWTTKYHAVAQMEWDVFHGVASDAINSEGLAASLLYMADSQAFIKDYKDTGAPAVSFLDVIRFITESYATTEEAVKAFNNNQWQIAWADGLHGAQHGLHISIQDKSGDIALLQLNEGGEMLVHRGDTKSDLRIMANAPLQQHHRDYVAKVNLRDLEAKDIPSSISSADRNLRGLFHTSHIEFKEDASWAQTRGKLLSTYNAGNLVPQDLIDPVNGETYATWTQFVYNHDNGEFLFTNYDTRAQIAYNFNDTLAFTETMCADTVKQADEGLSKAVFTQCKAH, from the coding sequence ATGAAATCATTCAATTTAAACAAAATCGCAGTAGTTGCAATCGCAGCGGCTTCAATCGCAACAGTTGCTGGTACAGCTAACGCATGTTCGCGCTTTACTCTTGATACGCCTCATGGTGTATCTACAGTTCGCTCTCTTGATTGGGGAGACCAGCTAGGCAACGTAGCGCAAGTAAACCCGGTAGGCATAAAAAACGCTTCAGAAACGCCAAGCTACAAGAACGCAATGGCTTGGACGACTAAGTACCACGCTGTTGCTCAAATGGAGTGGGATGTATTCCATGGTGTGGCATCTGACGCCATCAACTCTGAAGGTCTAGCTGCTTCTTTACTTTACATGGCGGACTCACAGGCATTCATTAAAGATTACAAAGACACTGGCGCACCAGCTGTTAGCTTCCTTGATGTGATTCGCTTCATTACAGAGTCTTACGCAACTACTGAAGAAGCCGTTAAAGCCTTCAACAACAACCAATGGCAAATCGCTTGGGCCGACGGTTTACATGGTGCACAGCACGGGCTGCATATTTCTATCCAAGATAAGTCTGGCGACATTGCATTACTGCAGCTAAATGAAGGTGGTGAAATGCTTGTTCATCGTGGTGACACTAAGTCTGATCTTCGCATCATGGCAAACGCGCCCCTACAACAGCATCACCGTGACTACGTTGCTAAGGTTAACCTAAGAGACCTTGAAGCAAAAGATATCCCTAGTTCAATCAGCTCTGCAGACCGCAACCTGCGTGGTTTATTCCATACTTCTCACATTGAGTTCAAAGAAGATGCTAGCTGGGCACAAACTCGCGGCAAACTGCTAAGCACTTACAACGCAGGTAACCTAGTACCACAAGATCTTATCGACCCTGTAAACGGCGAAACTTACGCCACTTGGACTCAGTTTGTATACAACCACGACAACGGTGAGTTCTTGTTCACTAACTACGACACTCGCGCTCAAATTGCTTACAACTTTAACGATACATTAGCGTTCACTGAAACAATGTGCGCAGATACTGTTAAACAAGCTGATGAAGGTTTGAGCAAAGCCGTTTTCACTCAGTGTAAAGCGCACTAA
- a CDS encoding LysR family transcriptional regulator — translation MAASLDQLRAFVATADNKGMAQAARQLGKHVSTVREQINNLEIDTGLDLFIRHARSLEVTPQGEQLYKSAIAMLKEAALFDANVDSILQGVPDKLTIAIDSGLIDTELDMLIAKLVTNYPHMSLKILTNDTMQIKSWLTSGVVDIGLLYNTVYLQDELASETAYSFGVCRITPTQWQLPKEINEDALKDQLQLSLSFLSDIGMRDADVTSHRYMLCNNSTQILNLVKAGVGWAYLPRFVCIKSLENKEVNLYQANDDAISNWATNLVWPKEKALNPAMQMFIQGVRGFKNRN, via the coding sequence ATGGCAGCATCTTTAGATCAACTACGTGCTTTTGTCGCAACTGCAGATAACAAAGGGATGGCTCAGGCTGCGCGGCAGCTAGGTAAACATGTCTCTACGGTACGAGAACAAATTAATAACCTTGAGATAGATACCGGATTAGATTTGTTCATTAGGCACGCGCGCTCGCTAGAAGTGACACCTCAAGGAGAACAGCTTTATAAATCTGCAATTGCCATGCTCAAAGAGGCAGCACTTTTTGATGCCAACGTTGACAGTATTTTGCAAGGCGTACCAGATAAGCTAACCATCGCGATTGATAGCGGGCTAATCGATACCGAATTGGACATGCTTATTGCTAAGTTGGTGACCAACTACCCTCATATGTCATTGAAGATACTTACCAACGACACAATGCAAATAAAAAGCTGGCTGACCTCAGGCGTTGTTGATATTGGCCTACTTTATAACACTGTCTATTTGCAGGATGAGCTAGCATCCGAGACGGCCTACTCATTTGGTGTTTGTCGAATAACGCCAACACAATGGCAGCTCCCCAAAGAGATAAATGAAGACGCACTAAAAGACCAATTGCAGCTAAGTCTATCTTTTTTAAGCGACATAGGAATGAGGGATGCTGATGTCACAAGCCATAGATACATGCTGTGCAATAACAGCACACAAATTCTGAATTTAGTTAAAGCAGGCGTTGGCTGGGCTTACTTACCAAGGTTTGTATGTATAAAGTCGCTAGAAAATAAAGAGGTTAATCTGTACCAAGCAAATGATGATGCTATCTCCAATTGGGCTACCAACTTAGTATGGCCAAAAGAAAAAGCACTCAACCCCGCCATGCAGATGTTTATACAGGGTGTACGAGGCTTTAAAAACCGAAACTAG